In the genome of Cuculus canorus isolate bCucCan1 chromosome 26, bCucCan1.pri, whole genome shotgun sequence, one region contains:
- the DOK2 gene encoding docking protein 2, with amino-acid sequence MEEVVVKQGVLYLQLQQTFGKKWKKFWGVLYRESSCSIARLELFEGSAPQAAEKLWKGESSKRLVKLSDCVHVAEVSGDAGCPKDTVPFLLETTDKRYLLATDGTEVAGWIQKLCELAFPRSREEQAAGKDGHQSALGTDGEFSMEENSLYSSRGKAGLGQAFEVTMRATESSERCRLWGRCILRAGEEALELLDFQTLEIIYSWPYRFLRRFGRDKVTFSFEAGRRCASGEGNFEFETRQGNEIFQVIESAINVHRGRGAEEPRWSGPGDDASRPLGHAKKPSWAQGHEQLGGTKSPLQEPTSMGKVAKAKAVMPPSSSSGTGEPPSTFLPSRGADCPYAEPCNLRRGNPSMPEKGWRQDAPAKMDAESEYAVPFDTIAKTFMAHKFGGHHPEDVLHPLYDSIGEAEGQVGKQPPPRPTAAKPYHIYDEPEGTCAHTVYDEPEEVKGEAWKLQAAPEDPTGHEYPYNPQRDDYAVPKKPVPLQQPFLLQGKEWLGDNEYDNVALKFAKKRNLQ; translated from the exons aaatggaagaagttCTGGGGCGTCCTCTACCGGGAAAGCTCCTGCTCCATCGCCCGCCTGGAGCTATTTGAGGGCTCAGCACCACAGGCCGCCGAAAAGCTGTGGAAGGGCGAGAGCAGCAAGCGGCTGGTCAAGCTGAGTGACTGCGTGCACGTGGCAGAGGTGAGCGGCGATGCTGGCTGCCCCAAGGACACCGTCCCCTTCCTGCTGGAGACTACAGACAAGCGGTACCTCCTGGCCACTGATGGCACCGAGGTGGCTGGCTGGATCCAGAAGCTGTGCGAGCTGGCCTTCCCG aggagcagggaagagcaggcagcaggcaAGGATGGTCATCAGAGCGCGCTGGGCACCGATGGCGAGTTCTCCATGGAGGAAAACTCCCTCTACAGCTCTCGGGGCAAAG cTGGCTTGGGGCAAGCATTCGAGGTGACGATGAGGGCCACAGAGTCCTCTGAGCGCTGCCGGCTCTGGGGCCGGTGCATTCTGCGAGCTGGTGAGGAGGCACTGGAGCTGCTGGATTTCCAGACTTTGGAGATCATCTACAGCTGGCCCTACCGCTTCCTGCGGCGCTTTGGGCGGGATAAG GTGACCTTCTCCTTCGAGGCCGGCCGGCGCTGTGCATCCGGAGAAGGCAACTTTGAGTTTGAGACCAGGCAAGGCAACGAGATCTTCCAGGTAATTGAGTCAGCCATCAACGTGCATCGGGGCCGGGGGGCTGAGGAGCCACGGTGGAGTGGCCCTGGGGACGATGCCTCCCGGCCACTTGGCCATGCCAAGAAGCCCAGTTGGGCGCAGGGGCACGAGCAGCTCGGTGGCACCAAAAGCCCCTTGCAGGAGCCCACCTCCATGGGGAAGGTGGCAAAAGCCAAAGCGGTGATGCcacccagcagctcctctgggaCTGGGGAGCCACCGAGCACCTTCCTGCCCTCCCGTGGTGCTGACTGCCCCTACGCCGAGCCCTGCAACTTGCGCCGGGGAAACCCCTCGATGCCAGAGAAGGGCTGGAGGCAGGATGCTCCAGCCAAGATGGATGCTGAATCTGAGTATGCTGTCCCCTTCGACACCATTGCCAAGACCTTCATGGCTCACAAATTCGGGGGCCATCACCCTGAGGATGTCCTGCACCCCCTCTATGATAGCAttggggaggctgaggggcaggTGGGCAAGCAGCCCCCTCCACGCCCCACTGCTGCCAAGCCTTACCACATCTATGATGAACCAGAGGGTACGTGTGCCCACACGGTCTACGACGAGCCCGAGGAGGTGAAGGGGGAGGCGTGGAAGCTGCAGGCAGCCCCGGAGGATCCCACGGGGCATGAGTACCCCTACAACCCTCAGAGAGATGACTACGCCGTGCCCAAGAAACCTGTCCCGCTGCAGCAGCCGTTCCTTCTCCAGGGCAAGGAGTGGTTGGGGGACAATGAATACGACAACGTGGCCCTCAAGTTTGCTAAAAAGAGGAATCTGCAGTGA